A window from Ignavibacteriota bacterium encodes these proteins:
- a CDS encoding septation protein SpoVG family protein, with protein sequence MKINRMNPYNGNSKTAAFFDLETDEGIVIKGFTLVKSSNGLFASAPSEKGKDGKYYDKVLLTNELKNQLNDIAVSHYNNLQNN encoded by the coding sequence ATGAAAATCAACAGAATGAACCCTTATAATGGTAACAGTAAAACTGCTGCTTTTTTCGATTTGGAAACGGATGAAGGAATTGTAATTAAAGGTTTTACTTTGGTAAAAAGTTCAAACGGACTTTTTGCAAGCGCCCCGAGTGAGAAAGGAAAAGATGGAAAATATTACGATAAAGTTTTGCTAACGAATGAATTAAAAAATCAGTTGAATGATATTGCTGTTTCACATTATAACAATCTCCAAAATAATTAA
- the dinB gene encoding DNA polymerase IV, whose amino-acid sequence MRTIFHLDLDSFFVSVERILNPSLIGKPVIVGADPQYGRGVVAACSYESRKYGVHSGMPIKQAYQLCPKGIYINGSHGEYSQYSRAVKRILENYAPLIEQASVDEFYMDFTGTKNIYGSMYMLAVKIQKEIEAKLQLPSSIGIGSNKTIAKICSDYAKPKGVTYIVPGMEKEFLSPLPIETIPGVGKKTLPDLHLKGIYKIGDITKLSEDYLIAAFGKYGSVLWKKANGEGSEFLNPPSERKSVSKERTYGKDENNRKEVEQTLFKLSGQVSQLVRNNNWQTSTISIKLRYSDFVTLTRAKTIKSTDDDKIIYETALKLLHKADTRRVSIRLIGIHLTNFNEFAEQEEIFENEEIKRKKMFRAVTKIRDKFGYASIQLGGILTKKRNVEAHYFGMR is encoded by the coding sequence ATGCGCACAATATTTCATTTAGATCTTGATTCATTTTTTGTTTCCGTAGAAAGAATACTTAATCCTTCATTAATTGGTAAACCGGTTATTGTTGGTGCCGATCCTCAATACGGAAGAGGAGTTGTTGCAGCTTGTTCTTACGAATCAAGAAAATATGGGGTGCATTCCGGAATGCCGATTAAACAAGCTTACCAGCTTTGTCCCAAAGGAATTTATATCAATGGAAGTCATGGTGAATACAGCCAATATTCAAGGGCGGTTAAGCGGATTTTGGAAAATTATGCTCCATTAATTGAGCAAGCTTCGGTTGATGAATTTTATATGGATTTTACCGGCACAAAAAATATTTATGGTTCAATGTATATGCTGGCAGTTAAAATCCAAAAGGAAATTGAAGCTAAACTTCAGCTGCCAAGTTCAATTGGAATTGGAAGCAACAAAACAATTGCAAAAATTTGTTCTGATTATGCAAAACCAAAAGGTGTAACTTATATTGTACCGGGAATGGAAAAGGAATTTTTATCGCCTCTTCCAATTGAAACAATTCCTGGTGTGGGAAAAAAAACTCTACCGGACTTGCATTTAAAAGGAATTTATAAAATTGGCGATATTACAAAACTTTCGGAAGATTATTTGATTGCGGCGTTTGGTAAATACGGCTCGGTACTTTGGAAAAAAGCCAACGGTGAAGGAAGTGAATTTCTCAATCCGCCAAGTGAAAGAAAAAGTGTTTCAAAAGAAAGAACTTATGGCAAAGATGAAAATAATAGAAAGGAAGTTGAGCAGACACTTTTTAAACTATCCGGACAAGTAAGCCAATTAGTGCGCAATAACAATTGGCAAACATCTACAATCAGCATTAAGTTGCGATATTCCGATTTTGTAACTTTAACACGTGCAAAAACAATAAAGTCAACTGATGATGATAAAATAATTTATGAAACTGCTTTAAAACTTTTACACAAAGCAGATACGCGAAGAGTAAGTATTCGTTTAATAGGAATTCATCTTACCAATTTTAATGAATTTGCCGAACAAGAAGAAATTTTTGAAAACGAAGAAATCAAAAGAAAAAAAATGTTTAGAGCAGTTACAAAAATTCGTGATAAATTTGGTTATGCTTCAATTCAATTAGGTGGGATTTTAACAAAGAAAAGAAACGTAGAAGCTCATTATTTTGGGATGAGGTAG